The Benincasa hispida cultivar B227 chromosome 9, ASM972705v1, whole genome shotgun sequence genome has a segment encoding these proteins:
- the LOC120084818 gene encoding uncharacterized mitochondrial protein AtMg00860-like translates to MKEFHLVCDMMRPRGVTQEQLNLKPFPFSLKDVAKDWLYYLLLGSIHRRLHCVCFSGIVLRRIVSSKSIEVDKAKKNIIANLPYPENIREVYSFLGTAEFYRRFIKDYSKNALPLSSLLKKDVVFNFNKECKEAFDTLKEKLTSTPILQPPRWDLPFEIMCDASNLEMGSSIGTKS, encoded by the exons ATGAAGGAGTTCCACCTTGTCTGTGACATGATGCGTCCTCGTGGAGTAACACAAGAGCAGCTCAACCTTAAACCCTTCCCCTTCTCTTTGAAGGATGTAGCTAAAGATTGGCTATACTACCTATTGTTGGGTTCTATTCATAGACGACTTCATTGTGTATG CTTCTCTGGAATAGTGTTAAGACGCATTGTATCTTCTAAGAGCATAGAAGTTGATAAGGCTAAGAAAAATATCATAGCTAACCTTCCCTATCCTGAAAATATAAGGGAAGTCTACTCTTTTCTTGGTACTGCAGAGTTCTACAGGAGGTTCATCAAGGACTATTCCAAAAATGCACTCCCTCTATCAAGCCTTCTTAAAAAAGACGTCGTATTCAATTTCAACAAAGAATGCAAGGAAGCTTTTGACACACTTAAGGAGAAGTTGACATCAACTCCAATCCTTCAACCACCCCGATGGGActtaccatttgaaatcatgtgtgaTGCTAGTAACCTAGAAATGGGAAGCAGTATTGGGACAAAGAGTTGA